The following are encoded in a window of Gossypium raimondii isolate GPD5lz chromosome 13, ASM2569854v1, whole genome shotgun sequence genomic DNA:
- the LOC105783558 gene encoding cytochrome P450 71D10 yields MLLISAFFCFRSSSFLFLKALLFFVLMEFGIPLFHIFISFLLVLLMAIRSVRKSKARSLTQRLIPGPRKLPLIGNLHQLAGPTLPHRTLRDLATKHGTVMHLQLGQVSTVVISSAEMAEEIMKTHDIVFASRPSLVAAKIITYECTDIVFSPYGKYWRNLRKICTSELLSASRVASFRSIREEEVLNLVKTIKSNDGLAVNLSQKVFSMTYGITARAAFGKKCKYQDSFISVVAEQTKLVSGFFVSEFFPSLQFLDVVSGIKYRVEKTRAEADGILESIVNDHKESRARGRSKDDREDLVDLLLRLQEDDEFPLTDNNVKAIILDIFTAGSETSASTVEWALSEMIKNPRVMAKAQAEVRQVFQGKGNVDETGIHQLQYLKCVIKETLRLHPILPLLLPRECSKNCEVNGFEIPSKTRVIINAWAIGRDPNHWAQPENFEPERFINSSVDFLGTNFEFIPFGAGRRICPGILFAVPNLELPLAQLLFHFDWKLPKQEDIDMTEEFGLSVRRKNDLVLVPTPYHASIIVS; encoded by the exons ATGCTTCTCATCAGtgctttcttttgttttcgttcttcttcttttttgtttttgaaagcTCTCCTCTTCTTTGTACTAATGGAGTTCGGAATACCCTTATTCCATATATTCATcagttttcttcttgttttgttAATGGCAATTCGAAGCGTGAGGAAATCTAAAGCTAGGAGTTTAACTCAAAGGTTGATTCCAGGCCCACGGAAATTACCTTTGATCGGAAATCTGCACCAGCTCGCCGGTCCTACTCTACCCCATCGCACCCTGCGTGACTTGGCTACGAAACATGGAACCGTCATGCACCTGCAACTCGGTCAAGTTTCAACTGTGGTCATTTCTTCTGCAGAAATGGCTGAAGAGATTATGAAAACACATGATATTGTCTTTGCTTCTAGGCCTTCACTCGTTGCGGCCAAGATTATAACTTATGAATGCACTGATATTGTCTTTTCACCATATGGAAAGTATTGGAGAAATCTGCGAAAAATTTGCACATCGGAGCTTCTGAGTGCGTCTCGGGTCGCCTCCTTCCGATCGATAAGAGAAGAGGAAGTGTTGAATCTCGTCAAAACCATAAAATCAAATGATGGGTTGGCTGTGAATCTGAGCCAGAAAGTTTTTTCAATGACTTATGGCATAACAGCGAGGGCAGCCTTTGGCAAGAAATGCAAATATCAAGATTCTTTCATATCAGTTGTTGCGGAGCAAACGAAGCTGGTTTCTGGTTTCTTTGTTTCCGAATTTTTTCCTTCACTTCAATTCCTGGATGTTGTTTCGGGTATAAAGTATAGAGTTGAAAAGACTCGTGCAGAAGCTGATGGGATTCTTGAGAGCATTGTTAATGATCACAAAGAAAGTAGAGCAAGAGGCAGAAGTAAAGATGACAGGGAAGATCTGGTTGATCTTCTTTTAAGGCTTCAGGAAGATGACGAATTCCCTTTAACTGATAACAATGTCAAAGCCATCATATTA gATATTTTCACTGCCGGAAGTGAGACATCTGCATCAACTGTAGAATGGGCGTTGTCGGAAATGATTAAAAATCCAAGAGTTATGGCAAAAGCACAAGCAGAGGTAAGGCAGGTATTCCAAGGAAAAGGAAATGTGGATGAAACAGGCATTCATCAACTTCAATATCTAAAGTGTGTTATAAAAGAAACCTTAAGACTGCACCCTATTTTACCTTTATTGCTTCCAAGAGAATGTAGCAAGAATTGTGAGGTTAATGGATTTGAGATACCTTCCAAGACCAGAGTGATTATCAATGCCTGGGCAATTGGGAGAGATCCAAATCATTGGGCTCAGCCTGAAAATTTTGAGCCTGAAAGGTTTATCAACAGTTCAGTAGATTTCTTGGGAACAAATTTTGAGTTCATTCCATTTGGTGCTGGAAGAAGGATATGTCCAGGCATATTATTTGCAGTGCCAAATCTAGAGCTACCACTTGCCCAACTGTTGTTCCATTTTGATTGGAAGTTGCCGAAGCAAGAAGATATAGATATGACTGAGGAGTTTGGCTTGTCCGTGAGGAGGAAAAATGATCTAGTCTTAGTTCCTACTCCTTACCATGCTTCTATTATCGTTTCCTAG